A part of Streptomyces sp. NBC_01451 genomic DNA contains:
- a CDS encoding NADPH-dependent FMN reductase, protein MSVRILALVGSLRAGSTNRQLAEAAVKLAPEGTEVVLFEGLADVPFYNEDIDVEGSLAPSVVALREAANSADALLLFSPEYNGTIPAVLKNAIDWLSRPYGAGALTDKPLAVVGTAYGQFGGVWAQDEARKAAGIAGAKVLDVKLAIPGSLVRFAETHPSDDAEVVAQLTEVIGLVHGEATSAAA, encoded by the coding sequence ATGTCTGTTCGCATCCTCGCCCTCGTCGGCAGCCTTCGCGCCGGTTCCACCAACCGCCAGCTCGCCGAGGCGGCCGTGAAGCTCGCCCCCGAAGGCACCGAGGTCGTGCTGTTCGAAGGCCTCGCCGACGTTCCGTTCTACAACGAGGACATCGACGTGGAGGGCAGCCTGGCGCCCTCCGTCGTCGCACTGCGCGAGGCCGCCAACTCGGCCGACGCGCTGCTGCTCTTCTCGCCCGAGTACAACGGCACGATTCCGGCCGTCCTGAAGAACGCCATCGACTGGCTGTCCCGCCCGTACGGCGCCGGCGCCCTCACCGACAAGCCGCTCGCCGTGGTCGGCACCGCGTACGGCCAGTTCGGCGGCGTCTGGGCGCAGGACGAGGCCCGCAAGGCCGCGGGCATCGCCGGTGCCAAGGTTCTCGACGTCAAGCTCGCCATCCCCGGCTCGCTGGTCCGCTTCGCCGAGACGCACCCCTCCGACGACGCCGAGGTCGTCGCCCAGCTGACCGAGGTCATCGGCCTGGTCCACGGCGAGGCCACGTCCGCCGCCGCCTGA
- a CDS encoding helix-turn-helix domain-containing protein — translation MKELAGRLTALDPDAGAAVRVIAYFDRLAEHRAGLEALVRGVAVLAGCPARLADAGRRVHLRVETDGRRRDTEQPPDPAWPSAALSPDGAPALWLERAGAPSVVDAVILERAAAAIRLVLDRTRGRAPSAAADDPALVETLLDATVPEQVRLHAARRLGLAPAARAHAVAPFDGPPRVLAASALRGPAPVEGRLPAPEGAARGKPAGADTGSAGPALPSGRVGVGPAVPVLGLPGSWAAARTALRFTADGTSHSPGPRVVYADELGGIGLLAELVVPGADPPPDVQALEAAVADAPWMLTTLHAVASTASLRGAAVEVGVHHSTLQDRLGHAEALLGWPVRTPQGRLRLQLALTMRHLGRA, via the coding sequence ATGAAAGAGCTCGCGGGGCGACTGACCGCGCTGGATCCGGATGCCGGCGCCGCCGTCCGGGTCATCGCCTACTTCGATCGGCTGGCCGAGCACCGGGCCGGTCTTGAGGCGCTGGTGCGTGGTGTCGCCGTGCTGGCCGGGTGTCCGGCCCGGCTCGCCGACGCCGGGCGGCGGGTGCATCTGCGCGTCGAGACCGACGGGCGCCGCCGGGACACGGAGCAGCCGCCGGACCCGGCCTGGCCGTCCGCCGCGCTGTCGCCGGACGGTGCCCCGGCACTGTGGCTGGAGCGGGCCGGTGCGCCCAGTGTCGTCGACGCGGTCATCCTGGAGCGGGCGGCGGCTGCCATCCGCCTGGTCCTCGACCGCACCCGAGGTCGCGCGCCGTCGGCGGCAGCCGACGACCCGGCACTCGTCGAGACCCTTCTGGACGCCACCGTCCCCGAGCAGGTACGGCTGCACGCCGCGCGCCGGCTGGGTCTGGCCCCGGCCGCCCGGGCTCACGCGGTCGCCCCGTTCGACGGCCCGCCCCGCGTCCTCGCCGCCTCGGCCCTGCGCGGGCCGGCCCCCGTCGAAGGCCGGCTCCCGGCCCCGGAGGGCGCGGCCCGCGGCAAGCCGGCCGGCGCCGACACCGGATCCGCCGGCCCCGCTCTTCCGTCCGGTCGGGTCGGTGTCGGCCCCGCCGTGCCCGTGCTCGGACTGCCGGGGTCCTGGGCCGCCGCCCGCACCGCGCTCCGTTTCACCGCCGACGGCACCTCGCACTCCCCCGGACCACGGGTCGTGTACGCCGATGAGCTCGGCGGTATCGGGCTGCTCGCCGAGCTCGTCGTACCGGGGGCGGATCCGCCGCCCGATGTGCAGGCGCTGGAGGCGGCGGTCGCGGACGCGCCCTGGATGCTGACGACGTTGCACGCCGTCGCCTCGACGGCGAGCCTGCGGGGTGCCGCCGTCGAGGTCGGCGTCCATCACTCCACGCTCCAGGACCGGTTGGGCCACGCCGAGGCGCTGCTCGGGTGGCCCGTCCGTACCCCGCAGGGCCGGCTCAGGCTGCAACTGGCCCTGACCATGCGGCATCTGGGGCGCGCGTAG
- a CDS encoding TerC family protein — protein MNVSFAVWTLTVVGLCVLVAADFFIGRKPHDVSLKEAGTWTVVWVVLACLFGLGLAVYGGSKPTGEFFAGYITEKSLSVDNLFVFVLIMGKFAVPSQYQQRVLMVGVLVALVLRAGFIAAGAAIISTFSWVFYIFGAFLIWTAWKLVQDAKKGSHGEGAEEYEENKLLKMAEKRFGVADRYHGTKLFVVENGKRIMTPMMVVMLAIGSTDVLFALDSIPAIYGLTQDPYIVFTANAFALMGLRQLYFLIGGLLKKLVHLSYGLSIILGFIGVKLVLHALHESGVHVPEISIPFSLGFIVLVLAVTTVTSLRASKKQEAAEAAQPRA, from the coding sequence GTGAACGTCTCATTCGCCGTCTGGACGCTGACAGTCGTCGGCCTGTGCGTCCTCGTAGCCGCCGACTTCTTCATCGGCCGCAAACCCCACGACGTGTCCCTGAAGGAGGCCGGCACCTGGACCGTGGTGTGGGTCGTCCTCGCCTGTCTGTTCGGACTCGGGCTGGCGGTCTACGGCGGGTCCAAGCCCACCGGTGAGTTCTTCGCCGGGTACATCACCGAGAAGTCGCTGAGCGTCGACAACCTCTTCGTCTTCGTGCTGATCATGGGCAAGTTCGCGGTGCCCTCGCAATACCAGCAGCGGGTGCTGATGGTCGGCGTCCTGGTCGCCCTCGTGCTGCGTGCCGGGTTCATCGCGGCGGGCGCGGCGATCATCTCCACGTTCTCGTGGGTGTTCTACATCTTCGGCGCCTTCCTCATCTGGACCGCCTGGAAACTGGTCCAGGACGCGAAGAAGGGCTCGCACGGGGAGGGGGCCGAGGAGTATGAGGAGAACAAGCTGCTCAAGATGGCCGAGAAACGGTTCGGCGTCGCGGACAGGTACCACGGCACCAAGCTGTTCGTCGTGGAGAACGGCAAGCGCATCATGACGCCGATGATGGTCGTCATGCTCGCGATCGGCTCCACGGACGTGCTGTTCGCGCTCGACTCCATCCCCGCCATCTACGGGCTCACCCAGGACCCGTACATCGTCTTCACCGCCAACGCCTTCGCCCTGATGGGCCTGCGCCAGCTGTACTTCCTCATCGGCGGCCTGCTGAAGAAGCTGGTGCACCTCAGCTACGGCCTGTCGATCATCCTCGGGTTCATCGGCGTGAAACTGGTGCTGCACGCGCTGCACGAGTCCGGCGTCCACGTCCCGGAGATCTCCATCCCCTTCTCGCTCGGCTTCATCGTCCTCGTCCTGGCCGTCACGACCGTGACGAGCCTGCGGGCGTCGAAGAAGCAGGAGGCGGCCGAGGCGGCCCAGCCCCGGGCTTGA
- a CDS encoding dihydrolipoyl dehydrogenase family protein, whose product MTETETNVYDVVVLGAGPVGENVADRTRAAGLSTAVVESELVGGECSYWACMPSKALLRPVIARADARRVPGLRHLVQGPLDAEAVLAHRDYETSNWQDDGQIGWLESIGADLYRGEGRLAGPRTVTVTGEDGSTRTLTARHAVAVCTGTSARLPDLPGLAEVGPWTSREATSAKSVPGSLIVVGGGVVAVEMATAWQALGSRVTLLVRGKGLLPRMEPFAGELVAEALSEAGTDVRTGTSVESVTRENGTVVAVTDTGDRIEADEILFATGRAPRTDDIGLDTVGLEPGSWLSVDDSLRVTGSEWLYAVGDVNHRALLTHQGKYQARIAGGAIAARAAGAPLLEPAPWGAHAATADHGAVPQVVFTDPEAASVGLSLAEAEQAGRRVHAVDVEFSSVAGAGLYADGYRGRARMVVDLDRETLLGVTFVGPGVGELIHSATIAVAGEVPLGRLWHAVPSYPTISEVWLRLLEAYRDGK is encoded by the coding sequence ATGACGGAAACGGAAACCAACGTGTACGACGTCGTGGTGCTCGGTGCCGGACCCGTGGGGGAGAACGTCGCCGACCGCACCCGTGCGGCCGGCCTCTCCACCGCGGTCGTGGAGAGCGAGTTGGTCGGCGGCGAGTGCTCCTACTGGGCCTGTATGCCCAGCAAGGCACTCCTGCGCCCGGTCATCGCCCGCGCCGACGCCCGACGGGTGCCCGGCCTGCGCCACCTCGTCCAGGGCCCACTGGACGCCGAAGCGGTCCTCGCCCATCGCGACTACGAGACCTCGAACTGGCAGGACGACGGACAGATCGGCTGGCTGGAGAGCATCGGCGCCGACCTCTACCGGGGCGAGGGACGCCTGGCCGGCCCGCGCACGGTGACGGTGACGGGCGAGGACGGCTCGACGCGGACGCTGACCGCCCGGCACGCGGTCGCCGTGTGCACGGGCACCAGCGCCCGACTGCCCGACCTGCCGGGCCTCGCCGAGGTCGGGCCCTGGACGAGCCGGGAGGCGACCAGCGCCAAGTCGGTGCCCGGCAGCCTGATCGTGGTCGGCGGCGGTGTCGTCGCCGTCGAGATGGCCACCGCCTGGCAGGCGCTCGGCTCGCGGGTCACCCTGCTCGTCCGCGGCAAGGGACTGCTGCCCCGCATGGAGCCGTTCGCGGGCGAACTGGTCGCCGAGGCACTGTCGGAGGCGGGCACCGATGTCCGTACCGGCACCTCGGTCGAGTCGGTGACCAGGGAGAACGGCACCGTCGTGGCGGTCACGGACACCGGTGACCGGATCGAGGCGGACGAGATCCTCTTCGCCACCGGACGCGCCCCGCGCACCGACGACATCGGCCTCGACACGGTCGGCCTGGAGCCGGGCTCCTGGCTGTCGGTCGACGACAGCCTCCGGGTCACCGGCAGCGAGTGGCTGTACGCGGTCGGCGACGTCAACCACCGCGCCCTCCTCACCCACCAGGGCAAGTACCAGGCCCGGATCGCGGGCGGCGCGATCGCCGCCCGCGCGGCCGGCGCACCCCTACTGGAGCCCGCCCCCTGGGGCGCCCACGCGGCCACCGCCGACCACGGCGCCGTGCCGCAGGTCGTCTTCACCGACCCGGAGGCGGCGTCCGTCGGCCTCTCCCTCGCCGAGGCGGAACAGGCGGGCCGCCGGGTGCACGCCGTCGACGTGGAGTTCTCCTCGGTGGCGGGCGCCGGCCTGTACGCCGACGGTTACCGGGGCCGCGCCCGCATGGTCGTCGACCTGGACCGCGAGACCCTGCTCGGCGTGACCTTCGTCGGCCCCGGCGTGGGCGAGCTGATCCACTCGGCGACCATTGCCGTCGCCGGCGAGGTGCCGCTGGGACGGCTGTGGCACGCGGTGCCGTCGTATCCGACGATCAGTGAGGTCTGGCTGCGGCTGCTTGAGGCCTACCGGGACGGGAAGTAG
- a CDS encoding LacI family DNA-binding transcriptional regulator, translated as MVQIPNSAVPATPQPRSVPTSADVARLAGVSRATVSYVLNNTSAVRISEPTRRRVHEAAKELGYVPHAAARSLRAGHSRLVLMPAPSVPIGPLYSQFINELQWALSRLDYTVVQYASVGLRGDEAARAWAELRPAAVLVPVGGIGPEGVAVLKRSGARAVVTLGSERIEGAHSLLVDHMGVGRVAGAHLYARGRRRIGVVVPEEPGLKVFSKPRLDGVRSAVEGTDASVTVLPLAYEEESAARLATRWPELGLDGVFAFNDEYAMLLMRALRDAGVTVPDDTALVGADDLLLGRLLRPRLSTVHIELPAGRDLAELVDRAVRNPGADAETHHVHGATLVHRDSS; from the coding sequence ATGGTGCAGATACCGAATTCGGCCGTCCCGGCGACGCCCCAGCCGCGCTCCGTGCCCACGAGCGCGGATGTGGCACGCCTGGCCGGCGTCTCGCGCGCAACCGTCTCCTACGTCCTCAACAACACGAGTGCCGTCCGGATCAGCGAACCAACCCGCCGTCGCGTCCACGAGGCCGCGAAGGAACTCGGGTACGTTCCGCACGCGGCGGCCCGCAGCCTGCGGGCCGGACACAGCCGCCTGGTCCTGATGCCCGCGCCGAGCGTGCCGATCGGCCCGCTCTACAGCCAGTTCATCAACGAACTCCAGTGGGCGCTCAGCCGCCTCGACTACACGGTCGTCCAGTACGCCTCCGTCGGCCTGCGCGGCGACGAGGCCGCCCGGGCCTGGGCCGAGCTGCGGCCCGCCGCCGTCCTCGTGCCCGTCGGCGGGATCGGACCGGAGGGCGTGGCCGTCCTCAAGCGCTCCGGCGCCCGGGCCGTCGTCACCCTCGGTTCGGAGCGCATCGAGGGCGCGCACAGCCTGCTCGTCGACCACATGGGCGTCGGCCGCGTCGCGGGCGCGCACCTGTACGCCCGTGGCCGCCGCCGGATCGGCGTCGTGGTGCCCGAGGAGCCGGGCCTGAAGGTCTTCTCCAAGCCCCGCCTCGACGGGGTGCGCAGCGCAGTGGAGGGCACGGACGCCTCGGTGACCGTGCTGCCGCTCGCGTACGAGGAGGAGTCCGCGGCCCGTCTCGCCACCCGCTGGCCCGAACTCGGCCTGGACGGCGTCTTCGCGTTCAACGACGAGTACGCGATGCTCCTGATGCGGGCCCTGCGGGACGCGGGCGTCACCGTGCCGGACGACACCGCGCTGGTCGGCGCCGACGACCTGCTCCTCGGCCGGCTGCTGCGGCCCAGGCTGAGCACGGTGCACATCGAACTCCCGGCCGGCCGGGATCTCGCGGAACTCGTCGACCGCGCCGTGCGCAACCCCGGTGCCGACGCCGAGACCCACCACGTCCACGGAGCGACGCTCGTCCACCGCGACTCCAGCTGA
- a CDS encoding peptide deformylase codes for MATPHDPSALADRVERLLAVGGPLPIFSAGDPVLRRGTVPFDGQLAPELLARFVEALRETMHAAPGVGLAAPQVGVGLRIAVVEDPAPVPEEVRLVRGRVPLPFRVLVNPSYEAVDADRAAFFEGCLSVPGWQAVVSRPAAVRLTCQDEYGHAVDEVFTGWPARIVQHETDHLDGTLYLDRAELRSLSSGAAMAERWAQPSPARAAEELGFPL; via the coding sequence ATGGCAACTCCCCATGACCCGAGCGCCCTTGCCGACCGGGTCGAACGACTCCTCGCCGTCGGCGGCCCCTTGCCGATCTTCTCCGCCGGCGACCCGGTGCTCCGCCGGGGCACCGTGCCCTTCGACGGGCAGCTCGCCCCTGAACTGCTGGCCCGCTTCGTCGAGGCACTGCGCGAGACCATGCACGCCGCCCCGGGCGTCGGTCTGGCGGCACCTCAGGTCGGGGTGGGACTGCGGATCGCGGTCGTCGAGGACCCGGCACCGGTGCCGGAGGAGGTGCGGCTGGTGCGCGGGCGCGTGCCGCTGCCGTTCCGGGTGCTGGTGAATCCGTCGTACGAGGCGGTCGACGCCGACCGGGCCGCGTTCTTCGAGGGCTGTCTGAGCGTCCCGGGCTGGCAGGCCGTGGTGTCCCGGCCCGCGGCGGTGCGGCTCACGTGCCAGGACGAGTACGGGCACGCGGTGGACGAGGTGTTCACGGGGTGGCCGGCCCGGATCGTCCAGCACGAGACCGACCATCTCGACGGCACGCTCTACCTCGACCGTGCCGAGCTGCGCTCACTGTCCTCCGGCGCGGCCATGGCGGAGCGGTGGGCGCAGCCGTCCCCGGCACGGGCGGCCGAGGAGCTCGGGTTCCCCCTCTGA
- a CDS encoding alpha/beta hydrolase, with the protein MTLTPPPFDPELAAVLEMIKDTLPPKLTMDEIEATRNGPGIAMLADMDLTLGGVFEVEDRIVPGPEHAPDISLLICRPAAPATDGPLPVIYHVHGGGMVLGNNRVGVDAALRWAGELGAVVVSVEYRLAPEHPYPAPIDDVYAGLLWTAEHAGEIGADPGRIVIAGASAGGGLTAALALLLRDRKGPRPIGQLLMCPMLDDRNDTPSTHQMAGLGVWDRTANDTGWTALLGERRGGPDVSPYAAPARATDLSGLPPAFLDVGSAETFRDEVVAYATRLWQAGGTAELHVWPGGFHGFDGFAPQASLSQACQTAQLKWLRRLLAE; encoded by the coding sequence ATGACGCTTACGCCGCCCCCGTTCGACCCGGAACTCGCCGCCGTCCTGGAGATGATCAAGGACACGTTGCCGCCCAAACTGACCATGGACGAGATCGAGGCCACTCGCAACGGACCCGGCATAGCGATGCTGGCGGACATGGACCTGACGCTGGGCGGGGTCTTCGAGGTCGAGGACCGGATCGTGCCGGGCCCCGAGCACGCGCCGGACATCTCGCTGCTGATCTGCCGCCCGGCCGCTCCGGCGACGGACGGTCCGCTGCCGGTGATCTACCACGTCCACGGCGGCGGCATGGTCCTCGGCAACAACCGCGTCGGCGTGGACGCCGCGCTGCGGTGGGCCGGGGAGCTGGGCGCGGTCGTGGTGTCCGTGGAGTACCGGCTGGCGCCGGAGCACCCGTACCCGGCACCCATCGACGACGTGTACGCCGGGCTGCTGTGGACCGCCGAGCACGCCGGGGAGATCGGCGCCGACCCCGGGCGGATCGTCATCGCGGGGGCCAGCGCGGGCGGCGGCCTGACGGCAGCGCTGGCACTGCTCCTCAGGGACCGCAAGGGTCCGCGGCCCATCGGCCAGCTGCTGATGTGCCCGATGCTCGACGACCGCAACGACACCCCGTCCACGCACCAGATGGCGGGCCTCGGTGTATGGGACCGCACGGCGAACGACACGGGATGGACGGCGCTGCTCGGCGAACGGCGCGGCGGCCCGGACGTCTCCCCGTACGCCGCCCCGGCCCGCGCGACGGACCTGTCCGGCCTTCCCCCCGCCTTCCTCGACGTCGGCTCCGCCGAGACGTTCCGCGACGAGGTCGTCGCCTACGCCACCCGCCTGTGGCAGGCCGGCGGAACCGCCGAGCTGCACGTATGGCCGGGCGGCTTCCACGGCTTCGACGGCTTCGCCCCCCAGGCATCCCTCTCCCAGGCCTGCCAGACGGCCCAACTGAAGTGGCTGCGCAGGCTCCTCGCGGAGTAG
- a CDS encoding LLM class F420-dependent oxidoreductase, translating into MRLGVHINRFNHPGGGPALGPELAAAGAAAEAAGVHRLTVMDHYFQMEFNGGAEDPMLEAYTTLGFLAAHTSTVRLGALVTGVTYRHPGLLAKIATTLDVLSGGRATLGIGAAWYDREHEGLGVPYPATAERFERLEETLRICLQMWDPDTNGPFEGTHYRLAETLCVPAPVSSPRPEIMIGGGGERKTLRLVAQYADACNLFASTPEEVGHKLDVLRGHCDSVGRPYDDITRTLLYMGDAPEKNDVDAFVRDIEGYAGFGIETVMLGPRTGEPAAWIEQFVAPAVRRAAELG; encoded by the coding sequence ATGCGGCTCGGCGTGCACATCAACCGGTTCAACCACCCCGGAGGCGGGCCCGCGCTCGGCCCCGAGCTGGCGGCGGCCGGTGCCGCGGCCGAGGCGGCCGGTGTCCACCGGCTCACGGTCATGGACCACTACTTCCAGATGGAGTTCAACGGCGGCGCCGAGGACCCCATGCTGGAGGCCTACACGACCCTCGGCTTCCTCGCCGCCCACACCTCCACGGTCCGCCTCGGCGCGCTGGTGACCGGCGTGACGTACCGCCACCCCGGACTGCTCGCCAAGATCGCCACCACGCTCGACGTCCTCTCCGGCGGGCGGGCCACCCTCGGCATCGGGGCTGCCTGGTACGACCGGGAGCACGAGGGACTCGGGGTGCCGTACCCGGCGACGGCCGAGCGGTTCGAGCGGCTGGAGGAGACCCTGCGGATCTGCCTCCAGATGTGGGACCCGGACACCAACGGCCCCTTCGAGGGCACGCACTACCGGCTCGCCGAGACCCTCTGCGTCCCGGCGCCCGTCAGTTCACCGCGCCCGGAGATCATGATCGGTGGCGGGGGAGAGCGGAAGACCCTGCGCCTGGTCGCCCAGTACGCGGACGCATGCAACCTGTTCGCCAGTACCCCGGAGGAGGTCGGGCACAAGCTCGACGTCCTGCGCGGCCACTGCGACAGCGTGGGACGCCCGTACGACGACATCACCAGGACGCTTCTCTACATGGGCGACGCGCCCGAGAAGAACGACGTCGACGCCTTCGTCCGGGACATCGAGGGCTACGCCGGGTTCGGCATCGAGACGGTCATGCTGGGACCGCGTACGGGTGAACCGGCGGCGTGGATCGAGCAGTTCGTGGCCCCGGCGGTGCGGCGCGCGGCCGAGCTGGGCTGA
- a CDS encoding aldehyde dehydrogenase family protein, with product MPLLDPKTWQSHSARPLSGPEYTVTEPATGEALGTVVLATGEDVGPAAQAARAAQAAWARTPHFVRAGVLRRAGDLFAAHTDELRDWIVRESGSIPGKAEFELHVAAQECYEAAALASRPAGQVLPSEAPRLSYTRRVPVGVVGVISPFNAPLILSIRSVAPALALGNAVVLKPDPRTAVCGGLSLAAVFAEAGLPEDLLHVLPGGPDAGQALVADPLVPVISFTGSTAAGRAVGEAAGRHLKRAHLELGGNSAMIVLEDADLDAVISTAAWGSFFHQGQICMTTGRHLVHQSLYGEYVERLAAKADSLAVGDPHRAQVHLGPIIDGSQLAKIHGLVEASTASGARLAAGGTHEELFYRPTVLAEVDDSTPAYAEEVFGPVAPVRSFATADEAAALAAVGPYGLSLGIVTRDTARGLDLAERIPTGIVHINDQTVNDEAVAPFGGVAASGTGARFGGESNLEAFTDVRWTTVRGDVAPYPF from the coding sequence ATGCCGTTGCTCGACCCCAAGACCTGGCAGTCCCATTCCGCCCGTCCCCTCTCGGGCCCCGAGTACACCGTCACCGAGCCCGCCACCGGCGAGGCGCTCGGCACGGTCGTGCTCGCCACCGGCGAGGACGTCGGACCGGCCGCGCAGGCCGCCCGTGCCGCGCAGGCGGCCTGGGCGCGCACCCCGCACTTCGTGCGTGCCGGAGTGCTCCGCAGGGCGGGAGACCTGTTCGCCGCGCACACCGACGAACTGCGCGACTGGATCGTCCGCGAGTCCGGCTCGATACCCGGCAAGGCCGAGTTCGAACTGCATGTCGCCGCCCAGGAGTGCTACGAGGCCGCCGCCCTCGCCTCCCGCCCGGCCGGCCAGGTGCTGCCCTCCGAGGCGCCCAGGCTGTCCTACACCCGGCGGGTGCCCGTCGGGGTGGTCGGCGTCATCTCGCCGTTCAACGCCCCGCTGATCCTCTCCATCCGCTCCGTCGCCCCGGCCCTCGCGCTGGGCAACGCGGTCGTCCTGAAGCCGGACCCGCGCACGGCGGTCTGCGGCGGGCTCTCCCTCGCGGCGGTCTTCGCCGAGGCGGGCCTGCCCGAGGACCTGCTGCACGTCCTGCCGGGCGGCCCGGACGCCGGCCAGGCGCTGGTCGCCGACCCGCTGGTGCCCGTCATCTCCTTCACCGGCTCCACGGCGGCGGGCCGGGCCGTCGGCGAGGCGGCCGGCCGTCACCTCAAGCGCGCCCACCTCGAACTCGGCGGCAACTCCGCCATGATCGTCCTGGAGGACGCCGACCTCGACGCGGTGATCTCCACCGCCGCCTGGGGCTCCTTCTTCCACCAGGGCCAGATCTGCATGACGACCGGCCGCCACCTCGTCCACCAGTCGCTGTACGGGGAGTACGTCGAGCGGCTCGCCGCCAAGGCCGACTCCCTCGCCGTCGGCGACCCGCACCGCGCGCAGGTCCACCTCGGCCCGATCATCGACGGCTCCCAGCTCGCCAAGATCCACGGCCTGGTGGAGGCCAGTACGGCGAGCGGCGCGAGGCTCGCCGCCGGTGGCACGCACGAGGAGCTGTTCTACCGGCCGACGGTTCTCGCCGAGGTCGACGACAGCACCCCCGCGTACGCGGAGGAGGTCTTCGGGCCCGTCGCGCCCGTACGCTCGTTCGCCACCGCCGACGAGGCCGCCGCCCTCGCCGCGGTCGGCCCCTACGGGCTCTCCCTCGGCATCGTCACCCGTGACACGGCACGCGGGCTCGACCTCGCCGAACGCATCCCGACCGGGATCGTCCACATCAACGACCAGACGGTCAACGACGAGGCCGTGGCGCCCTTCGGCGGGGTCGCCGCGTCCGGCACGGGTGCGCGGTTCGGTGGGGAGTCCAACCTGGAGGCCTTCACCGACGTCCGCTGGACGACCGTGCGCGGAGACGTGGCGCCGTACCCCTTCTAG
- a CDS encoding TetR/AcrR family transcriptional regulator has protein sequence MSDSLPPFPAPQRRPGEHLLLELGAGIGAGVEADEPCLRADAARNRARLLEAAARLVEQFGAAGLTMEAVAAAAQVGKGTVFRRFGDRTGLLMALLDRSERKLQAAFLTGPPPLGPGAPPVERLRAFGVAVLRRAVDELELQLAAEGEPGRRFASAPRLVLSAHVTMLLRQVIPGADCELLAKTLMGYLDPALIHHLTKQCGMAPERLEAGWIDLVDRITGGTPSC, from the coding sequence ATGTCCGACTCCCTGCCGCCCTTCCCGGCGCCCCAGCGGCGGCCCGGCGAGCACCTGCTCCTGGAACTGGGTGCCGGTATCGGCGCCGGCGTCGAGGCCGATGAGCCGTGCCTGCGTGCCGACGCCGCGCGCAACCGCGCCCGCCTGCTGGAGGCCGCCGCACGGCTGGTGGAACAGTTCGGCGCGGCCGGCCTGACGATGGAGGCGGTGGCCGCCGCGGCCCAGGTCGGCAAGGGGACCGTGTTCCGCCGCTTCGGGGACCGCACCGGCCTGCTGATGGCCCTGCTCGACCGTTCGGAGCGGAAACTCCAGGCCGCGTTCCTGACCGGTCCGCCTCCCCTCGGACCCGGGGCGCCGCCGGTGGAGCGGCTGCGCGCGTTCGGAGTCGCGGTGCTGCGCCGGGCCGTCGACGAACTGGAACTGCAACTGGCCGCCGAGGGCGAACCGGGCCGCCGCTTCGCTTCCGCACCGCGCCTGGTGCTGTCCGCCCACGTCACCATGCTGCTGCGCCAGGTGATTCCGGGCGCAGACTGCGAACTCCTCGCGAAAACGCTGATGGGATATCTGGATCCGGCCCTCATCCACCACCTGACCAAGCAGTGCGGGATGGCACCTGAGCGGCTGGAGGCGGGCTGGATCGACCTCGTCGACCGGATCACGGGCGGTACGCCTTCGTGTTGA
- the trxA gene encoding thioredoxin, translated as MSSTVELTKENFDQTVTENEFVLIDFWASWCGPCRQFAPVYEKAAEDNPDLVFGKIDTEAQPELAQAFGIQSIPTLMIVRDQVAVFAQPGALPEAALTDVIGQARKLDMDEVRKSVAEQQAQQGE; from the coding sequence ATGAGCAGCACCGTGGAGCTGACCAAGGAGAACTTCGACCAGACGGTCACGGAGAACGAGTTCGTGCTGATCGACTTCTGGGCGTCCTGGTGCGGGCCGTGCCGTCAGTTCGCCCCGGTGTACGAGAAGGCCGCCGAGGACAACCCCGACCTGGTGTTCGGCAAGATCGACACGGAGGCGCAGCCGGAGCTCGCGCAGGCCTTCGGTATCCAGTCGATCCCGACGCTGATGATCGTCCGGGACCAGGTCGCCGTGTTCGCACAGCCGGGCGCCCTGCCCGAGGCCGCCCTGACGGACGTCATCGGGCAGGCCCGGAAGCTGGACATGGACGAGGTCCGCAAGTCGGTCGCCGAACAGCAGGCCCAGCAGGGCGAGTAG